One window of the Runella slithyformis DSM 19594 genome contains the following:
- a CDS encoding sensor histidine kinase, producing the protein MKKTCWAVAIHVLCCAAFLALPYLFAPNGFAQIAEIVHNPHERTNLLAYLFMLGFFYLNYYVLIPRLYFPQKYLLYTLGMIACFGVILLFLVAIDRRDVFSFRSEPSGLPQAFNRTHRPPPNFDKPRSEALPPAPPGLREKPPFGFELSHALFLFLVGVFVSLSLRINERLRRTEREKLNTELSFLKARINPHFLFNTLNTIYSLAIEQSSKTADAVVKLSALMRYVTQETDTDAVPLAGELTYIENYVALQKFRLDDTVIVDFSVKGHPNEQQIAPLILISFIENVFKYGVNPQETSVVQIQLSIAENRLHLRTFNKKVRVFYDEESTGGIGIENTKMRLRLMYPSQHLLTITDTPESFTVDLTLDL; encoded by the coding sequence ATGAAAAAAACCTGTTGGGCCGTAGCGATTCATGTTTTGTGTTGTGCGGCATTTCTCGCTTTGCCCTATCTTTTTGCCCCCAACGGATTCGCTCAAATCGCCGAAATCGTTCATAATCCCCACGAAAGGACCAACCTTTTGGCGTATCTGTTCATGCTGGGATTTTTCTATCTGAATTATTATGTACTGATTCCCCGGTTATATTTTCCCCAAAAATACCTACTGTACACGCTGGGCATGATTGCCTGTTTCGGCGTCATTCTGCTCTTTCTGGTAGCGATCGATCGCCGGGACGTATTTTCATTCCGCTCAGAGCCGTCGGGGCTGCCTCAGGCATTCAACCGGACGCATCGCCCGCCGCCGAATTTTGACAAACCTCGTTCGGAAGCACTTCCGCCGGCCCCGCCCGGGTTGCGGGAAAAACCGCCCTTCGGCTTTGAATTGAGTCATGCGCTGTTTCTGTTTTTGGTCGGGGTTTTCGTGTCGCTGTCGTTGCGTATCAATGAGCGGCTGCGCCGGACCGAGCGCGAAAAACTGAATACGGAGCTGTCGTTCCTGAAAGCCCGGATCAACCCGCATTTTCTGTTCAATACCCTCAACACCATTTATTCACTGGCCATTGAGCAATCGTCCAAAACCGCTGATGCCGTGGTGAAACTGTCGGCGCTGATGCGCTATGTGACGCAGGAAACCGATACGGACGCGGTGCCGCTGGCCGGGGAGCTTACGTACATTGAAAACTACGTGGCGCTGCAAAAATTTCGGCTGGATGATACCGTCATTGTTGATTTTTCGGTGAAGGGCCATCCCAACGAACAGCAGATCGCGCCGCTGATCTTAATTTCTTTCATCGAAAACGTATTTAAATACGGCGTCAACCCGCAGGAGACCTCCGTGGTGCAGATTCAGCTTTCCATTGCCGAAAATCGCTTACATTTACGAACATTCAACAAAAAAGTACGGGTGTTTTACGACGAAGAAAGTACCGGCGGAATAGGTATCGAAAATACAAAAATGCGGCTGCGGCTTATGTACCCTTCCCAACACCTTCTGACCATCACCGATACGCCCGAAAGTTTTACGGTAGATCTGACCCTTGACTTATGA
- a CDS encoding Gfo/Idh/MocA family protein, producing the protein MEEKKIKLDANSRRDFIKASSVAATSFFIVPRHVLGKGFIAPSDKLNIAGIGAGGKGRSDLASFAASPYVNIVALCDVDDRQAVESRTKFPKAVYYKDFREMLAKENKNIDACSISTPDNTHAVATLAAMQLGKHVYTQKPLTHDIYEARILGQAAKKYKVVTQMGNQGGSGNGVRRMKEIYDSGIIGDVHKVLAWTNRPVWPQALPTDKTFEIPKELDYDLWLGPAKKVPYNEAYLPWNWRGWWPYGTGALGDMACHIMDPVYRILPIDYPISVECSVAGTWTFTLRPQDDNPDWTPFSSSIHLDYPRKDGKGNIKVSWYDGGILPELPEELLPGESFGNSDGGVLFIGSKGKLMADCYGAKPRLLPLKANETLNIPETIARVPNEDHYLQWVNACIAGYGKGVTSSPFEYAAPFTESILIGNLALRSWMLRDNPTAKRSVDRYNGRKKLFYDAPNMKITNYEPANQFVKREYREGWSLNL; encoded by the coding sequence ATGGAAGAAAAAAAAATCAAACTTGATGCCAACAGTCGTCGCGACTTTATCAAAGCGTCTTCGGTGGCGGCCACGTCTTTTTTTATTGTACCGCGCCATGTCTTGGGCAAAGGATTCATTGCGCCGAGTGATAAGCTCAACATTGCCGGCATCGGCGCGGGCGGCAAAGGCAGAAGCGATCTGGCGTCGTTTGCCGCCAGTCCGTATGTGAATATCGTGGCGCTTTGCGACGTCGACGACCGTCAGGCGGTGGAGTCGCGCACCAAATTTCCGAAAGCCGTTTATTACAAAGATTTTCGGGAAATGTTGGCCAAAGAAAACAAAAACATCGACGCCTGCTCCATTTCCACGCCCGATAATACCCACGCCGTTGCCACATTGGCCGCGATGCAGTTGGGAAAACACGTGTACACCCAAAAACCCCTTACCCACGATATTTACGAAGCGCGGATCTTGGGACAGGCAGCCAAAAAATACAAGGTCGTGACCCAAATGGGCAACCAGGGCGGCTCGGGCAACGGCGTGCGCCGCATGAAAGAAATTTATGATTCGGGTATTATCGGTGATGTACACAAAGTATTGGCGTGGACCAATCGTCCCGTGTGGCCGCAGGCGTTGCCTACCGATAAAACATTCGAGATTCCGAAAGAATTGGATTATGATCTGTGGCTCGGCCCCGCCAAAAAAGTGCCTTACAATGAGGCGTATCTGCCGTGGAACTGGCGCGGGTGGTGGCCCTACGGCACGGGAGCCCTCGGTGATATGGCCTGCCACATCATGGACCCGGTCTACCGTATTTTGCCGATTGATTACCCTATCTCCGTAGAATGCAGCGTGGCCGGTACCTGGACCTTTACGCTCCGTCCGCAGGACGATAACCCCGATTGGACGCCATTCTCGTCGTCGATTCACCTGGACTATCCGCGCAAGGATGGCAAAGGAAACATCAAGGTAAGCTGGTACGACGGCGGTATTTTGCCTGAACTGCCCGAAGAACTGCTGCCCGGCGAAAGCTTTGGCAACTCCGACGGCGGCGTGCTGTTTATTGGCTCCAAAGGAAAGCTGATGGCCGATTGCTACGGTGCCAAGCCACGTTTGCTGCCGCTCAAAGCCAACGAGACGCTCAACATTCCCGAGACCATCGCGCGAGTGCCCAACGAAGACCATTATTTGCAGTGGGTCAATGCCTGTATTGCCGGCTATGGCAAGGGCGTTACGAGTTCGCCGTTTGAATATGCGGCACCGTTTACCGAAAGCATTTTGATCGGTAACCTGGCCCTGCGCAGCTGGATGCTCCGCGACAACCCGACCGCCAAACGTTCGGTAGATCGTTACAACGGCCGTAAGAAGCTCTTCTACGACGCACCGAACATGAAGATCACCAACTACGAGCCCGCCAATCAGTTCGTGAAGCGAGAGTACCGCGAAGGCTGGAGCCTGAACCTGTAA
- the aac(6') gene encoding aminoglycoside 6'-N-acetyltransferase, which translates to MHIELLSADNCQALTELALELWPDAVFEEEYEEFAALIESENDRCCLAREGEEYMGFAHISIRREYVEGADDLPVAYVEGIYVRPRYQKQGIAKQLMAVAEAWARQKGLTQLASDTPADNSASIHFHTNIGFTEAGRIVCFIKEL; encoded by the coding sequence ATGCACATAGAACTCCTTTCGGCCGACAACTGCCAAGCCCTGACCGAACTCGCGTTGGAGTTATGGCCCGATGCTGTATTTGAGGAAGAGTACGAAGAGTTTGCAGCGCTCATTGAATCCGAAAATGACAGGTGCTGTCTCGCTCGCGAAGGGGAGGAATATATGGGCTTTGCGCACATAAGCATTCGCCGGGAGTACGTGGAAGGGGCCGACGACCTACCTGTGGCCTACGTGGAGGGCATTTATGTCAGGCCGAGGTATCAAAAGCAGGGCATTGCCAAACAGCTGATGGCCGTGGCGGAAGCCTGGGCGCGGCAAAAAGGGCTTACTCAATTGGCCTCTGATACGCCCGCAGACAATTCGGCAAGCATTCATTTTCATACCAACATCGGATTTACCGAAGCCGGGCGCATCGTGTGTTTTATCAAAGAGCTGTAG
- a CDS encoding M20/M25/M40 family metallo-hydrolase, with protein MKYILCTTLIFVSSLLFGQAPRPDADRIAKHIYYLASDKMKGRGTGSKENAKAANYLIKQFKKLKLTPLGTDGYRQPFTAKVRRIVVPDSVRPAANVIGFLDNGAPYTIVIGAHYDHLGTGSQGSSRDKEPQGKIHNGADDNASGVAGMLELARCYATNDVKEPYNFLFIGFGAEELGLVGSRYFVNNPTLPLEKIHFMSNLDMIGRYNADRGVGIGGYGTSDAWPEIFKDVKGSVKFFTDRAGSGGADHASFYAKKVPVLFFHTGGHDDYHMPTDDAEKIDIPSAIGILDIHIQLIENAMKRPKLVYTEVK; from the coding sequence ATGAAATATATCCTCTGCACAACCCTGATCTTTGTTTCCTCACTGCTTTTTGGGCAAGCTCCCCGGCCTGATGCCGACCGCATCGCCAAACACATTTATTACCTGGCTTCCGATAAAATGAAGGGGCGCGGCACGGGCAGTAAGGAAAATGCCAAAGCCGCCAACTACCTCATTAAACAATTCAAAAAACTGAAACTGACGCCCTTGGGAACCGACGGCTACCGTCAGCCGTTCACGGCCAAGGTCAGGCGTATAGTCGTACCCGACAGTGTTCGTCCGGCCGCGAATGTCATCGGGTTTCTGGACAACGGCGCGCCCTACACCATCGTCATCGGTGCGCATTATGACCATTTAGGCACCGGCTCGCAGGGTAGCTCGCGCGACAAAGAACCGCAGGGCAAGATCCACAACGGGGCCGACGATAATGCCTCGGGCGTGGCGGGAATGCTGGAACTGGCCCGCTGTTATGCCACCAACGACGTCAAAGAGCCTTACAACTTTTTGTTCATTGGCTTTGGGGCCGAAGAGCTGGGGTTGGTGGGCTCGCGGTATTTTGTGAACAACCCCACGCTGCCTTTGGAGAAAATCCATTTCATGAGCAACTTAGACATGATCGGCCGTTACAATGCCGACCGAGGCGTAGGCATCGGCGGTTACGGAACGAGCGATGCGTGGCCCGAAATATTTAAAGACGTGAAAGGCAGCGTCAAATTCTTTACCGACCGCGCCGGCAGCGGCGGGGCCGACCATGCGTCTTTTTACGCCAAAAAAGTACCTGTGCTGTTTTTCCACACCGGTGGCCACGACGACTACCACATGCCTACCGACGATGCCGAAAAAATTGACATTCCTTCTGCCATCGGCATTCTGGACATTCATATCCAATTGATCGAAAACGCGATGAAGCGGCCGAAATTGGTGTATACGGAAGTGAAGTAA
- a CDS encoding alkene reductase: protein MKLLESTNVGGKTLKNSMAMAPMTRSRATMHGVVGASTIVYYTQRASAGLIISEAINISQQAIGSPMTPGLYTAEQIAAWKEVTQAVHDKGGVIYAQLWHTGRVGHSLVKNGEQPVAPSAIAIKGQQHFTMEGMKDYETPRALRTEEVTGIVQEYKQAAINAMEAGFDGVELHAAFGYLPNQFLAESANQRSDQYGGSNDNRNRFVVEIMHELTEALGPDKAAIRLSPTSTYNNIIHQAPVKQFTLLIHELNKLPLSYLHLMNVPFPADKFPQYPANVIETFGKLSKHPVIANFGYTRETGEAELKKGIAGLISYGSLFLANPDLPKRFELNAELNKPDRATMYGGKDEGYIDYPFLD from the coding sequence ATGAAATTACTTGAATCAACCAACGTAGGCGGCAAAACGCTTAAAAACAGCATGGCTATGGCGCCCATGACACGTTCGCGGGCAACGATGCACGGCGTAGTGGGAGCTTCTACGATAGTGTATTACACCCAAAGAGCAAGTGCAGGATTAATCATCAGCGAAGCCATCAATATCAGCCAACAAGCCATCGGCAGTCCAATGACGCCGGGACTCTATACTGCGGAACAGATCGCGGCCTGGAAAGAAGTTACGCAGGCGGTTCATGACAAAGGAGGCGTTATATACGCGCAGCTTTGGCACACCGGCCGCGTGGGACATTCACTCGTAAAAAATGGCGAGCAGCCCGTTGCGCCATCGGCGATTGCAATCAAAGGGCAGCAGCATTTTACGATGGAAGGAATGAAAGACTATGAAACCCCGAGAGCATTGCGTACGGAAGAAGTCACCGGCATTGTGCAGGAGTATAAGCAGGCAGCGATCAATGCGATGGAAGCCGGTTTTGACGGCGTTGAACTTCATGCAGCCTTTGGCTATTTGCCGAATCAGTTTTTAGCGGAAAGTGCCAATCAACGCAGCGACCAATATGGCGGAAGCAACGATAATCGGAATCGTTTTGTGGTAGAAATAATGCATGAACTGACCGAAGCATTGGGTCCTGACAAGGCAGCGATCCGTCTTTCGCCCACGAGCACTTACAACAACATTATCCATCAGGCTCCGGTCAAACAATTTACATTACTGATCCATGAACTTAATAAGCTGCCTTTGTCTTACCTGCATTTGATGAATGTTCCCTTCCCGGCCGATAAGTTTCCGCAGTATCCCGCCAATGTCATCGAAACATTCGGAAAACTGTCTAAACACCCGGTGATTGCCAATTTTGGGTATACCCGAGAAACAGGCGAAGCGGAATTGAAAAAGGGGATTGCCGGGCTGATTTCGTACGGTTCGTTATTTTTAGCCAATCCTGATCTGCCCAAACGATTTGAATTGAATGCTGAATTAAACAAACCCGACAGAGCCACGATGTACGGCGGGAAAGACGAAGGCTATATTGATTACCCGTTTTTGGACTAA
- a CDS encoding S41 family peptidase, translating to MSSISKFAIAGLVAFSVLAVSCKENDPDPQTSLTTPSTSLTNADIRDSLWAYMKDVYLWYDKLPASFTPRNYSDPESEMDALRAYQPLDKWSFVEKAANFNSYFSDGETKDFGFWIKYDANNDLRVRYVYAQSPAGKAGVERGWKLIGINGKSIASLSDDAIVSAFYDAASTTFGFQKPDGSSVSVPLTTATYTLNTVLYTNTYNVAGKKAGYLVFNSFTGTPSQNELKAAITQFETAGISELIVDLRYNGGGDVDTQTMLANALAPTSVTRSSVMFSYQHNKKLSAWDKTTRFAKTGTLNLSRIFFITTSSSASASELLINNLKPYLDVKLIGSATHGKPVGMYGFEVMDYVIAPIAFKTVNAKNVGDYYDGIAVDASVADGLAKNWGDPLENCLATALNYIQTGSFTVTSNARLSAEQVAKNKPFDQKTVRDLVVKAPSGR from the coding sequence ATGAGCAGTATCTCAAAATTTGCAATCGCGGGACTGGTGGCTTTCAGCGTATTGGCGGTAAGTTGCAAAGAGAACGATCCCGACCCTCAAACTTCCCTCACCACCCCTTCCACCTCCCTAACGAACGCTGACATTCGGGATTCGCTGTGGGCCTACATGAAGGATGTGTATCTGTGGTACGATAAATTACCCGCTTCGTTTACTCCCCGCAATTACAGCGACCCCGAAAGTGAAATGGACGCTTTGCGCGCCTATCAGCCGCTCGACAAATGGTCGTTTGTCGAAAAAGCCGCCAATTTCAACAGCTATTTTTCCGACGGTGAAACCAAGGACTTTGGCTTTTGGATCAAGTACGATGCCAACAACGACCTGCGCGTTCGGTACGTGTATGCACAGTCGCCGGCAGGAAAAGCGGGCGTTGAGCGCGGTTGGAAACTGATAGGCATCAACGGAAAATCCATTGCCTCCCTGTCAGACGACGCCATTGTGAGCGCCTTCTATGACGCTGCGTCTACCACGTTTGGTTTTCAAAAACCGGACGGCAGCAGCGTAAGCGTTCCGCTGACCACGGCCACTTACACACTCAATACCGTTTTGTACACCAATACGTACAACGTAGCCGGCAAAAAAGCAGGTTATTTGGTATTCAACAGCTTTACCGGAACGCCTTCTCAAAATGAACTGAAAGCGGCCATCACCCAATTTGAAACCGCCGGTATCAGTGAGCTTATCGTTGATTTACGCTACAACGGCGGCGGCGATGTGGATACCCAAACCATGCTCGCCAATGCGCTGGCCCCGACGAGTGTAACGCGCTCATCGGTCATGTTCAGCTATCAGCATAACAAAAAGCTGTCGGCTTGGGACAAAACCACGCGGTTTGCCAAGACCGGCACGCTCAATCTGTCGCGCATCTTTTTTATCACCACTTCGTCTTCGGCCTCGGCGTCTGAGTTGCTCATCAACAACCTCAAACCGTACCTTGACGTAAAACTCATCGGCAGCGCTACTCACGGCAAGCCCGTCGGGATGTATGGCTTTGAGGTGATGGATTATGTGATTGCGCCGATCGCTTTCAAAACCGTCAATGCCAAAAATGTGGGTGACTATTACGATGGCATTGCGGTAGATGCATCCGTGGCCGACGGCCTTGCCAAAAACTGGGGTGACCCGCTCGAAAACTGCTTGGCCACGGCCCTGAACTACATCCAAACAGGAAGTTTTACCGTTACCTCCAACGCCCGTCTATCGGCCGAGCAGGTAGCCAAAAACAAACCGTTTGACCAAAAAACGGTCAGGGATCTG
- a CDS encoding sulfite exporter TauE/SafE family protein, which translates to MEIPFAFSPQLWILVFSGAFIIGLSKAGLKGVELLNVTIMALVFGGKASTGVVLPLLCVADTLAVIYYNRHAQWSHFRRLIPWIILGILAGVYIGNAMNEAVFKKIMAVIIVITVLLMGWIEYRKSDKVPSGRLFASVMGLITGITTMLGNLAGPFSTIYFLALRVSKNDFIGTAAWLFLVINVFKLPFQAFFWKNITVSTLTLDLMLLPALFLGFFAGIRLVSVIRDSNYRKVILALTLLGALVIFIR; encoded by the coding sequence ATGGAGATTCCTTTCGCATTTTCTCCTCAGTTATGGATCCTCGTTTTCAGCGGAGCCTTCATCATTGGGTTATCCAAAGCAGGTCTGAAAGGCGTTGAACTGCTCAACGTCACCATTATGGCATTGGTATTCGGCGGCAAAGCTTCTACGGGGGTGGTGCTGCCTTTGCTGTGCGTGGCAGACACCCTGGCGGTCATTTACTACAACAGGCATGCGCAGTGGTCGCATTTTCGGCGGCTTATTCCCTGGATCATCCTCGGCATCTTGGCAGGGGTATATATCGGCAATGCCATGAATGAAGCGGTGTTTAAGAAAATCATGGCCGTCATTATTGTGATCACGGTACTGCTGATGGGCTGGATAGAGTACCGAAAGTCGGATAAGGTCCCTTCGGGCCGACTTTTTGCCTCGGTGATGGGGCTGATCACGGGCATTACAACCATGTTGGGCAATCTGGCCGGCCCGTTTTCGACCATCTATTTTTTGGCCCTTCGGGTGTCCAAAAATGATTTCATCGGTACGGCGGCGTGGCTGTTTTTGGTTATCAATGTGTTTAAACTGCCGTTTCAGGCCTTCTTCTGGAAAAACATTACCGTTTCGACCCTGACGCTCGATTTGATGCTGCTGCCGGCGCTGTTTTTAGGTTTTTTTGCGGGCATCAGACTGGTGTCGGTCATCCGGGACAGCAACTACCGCAAAGTCATTCTGGCCCTGACGCTGCTGGGTGCCCTGGTGATTTTTATCCGGTAG
- a CDS encoding LytR/AlgR family response regulator transcription factor yields MNPAILKAIAIDDEPPALRVITHFCGQVEFLHLQKTFSRTDEALDYLSIHSVDLLFLDINMPSMSGIEFYKAIPQEAMVIFTTAYAEYAVEGFNLSAIDYLLKPFTFERFLQAVQKAKDYQAFLQRTEAPESPRCLFIKADYSVYKIAFDDILFIEGLDDYLKIHIEGSKPVVARMTMKNMVEKLPAQDFVRVHRSFIVPFRRIENVRNKLITLAGEEIPIGHSFEKEFFKLFKG; encoded by the coding sequence ATGAATCCCGCTATCCTTAAAGCCATTGCCATTGACGACGAGCCGCCCGCCCTGCGGGTGATCACGCATTTTTGCGGTCAGGTGGAATTTCTACACCTCCAAAAGACCTTTTCCCGTACCGACGAAGCGCTTGATTACCTTTCGATACATTCGGTTGATCTGCTGTTTTTGGACATCAACATGCCGTCTATGTCGGGCATTGAATTTTACAAGGCCATACCGCAGGAAGCCATGGTCATTTTTACGACGGCTTACGCCGAATACGCCGTGGAAGGCTTCAATCTGAGTGCCATTGATTATTTATTAAAACCCTTCACGTTCGAGCGCTTTTTGCAAGCCGTTCAGAAAGCCAAAGATTACCAAGCATTTCTGCAAAGAACCGAAGCACCCGAGTCGCCTCGCTGCCTGTTTATCAAAGCCGATTACAGCGTGTATAAGATCGCTTTTGATGACATTCTGTTTATCGAAGGACTGGACGACTACCTCAAGATACACATTGAAGGCAGCAAGCCCGTCGTAGCCCGTATGACGATGAAAAATATGGTGGAGAAGCTACCGGCGCAGGACTTTGTACGCGTGCATCGTTCGTTCATTGTGCCCTTTAGACGCATTGAAAATGTCCGCAACAAACTCATTACGCTGGCGGGCGAAGAGATACCCATCGGCCACAGTTTCGAGAAGGAATTTTTCAAATTATTTAAGGGATAA
- a CDS encoding PQQ-dependent sugar dehydrogenase: protein MMHPFLRTLSVAAALVTVSGLAAYKSDDTTAPNAKTTSFGVIPATDIKMPAGFSATILAEDLETPRHLTISKGGDIYVKINKLKDGKAIYRLRDTNGDGVLDEKVGFGDYKGSGIFIRGGYLYASSNTGVYRYKLNDKEEIIDINAPEQIVKGLVSKGRDEAKNIALDNNGYLYVNVGSYDETCKEPGTNKGRMPCPLLDSVGGIWRFKADQLNQQYSDGVRYATGLKNVVGLDWNTATNSLFVMMHGRGKFHDVFPQYYTPQDSEKLPAETMYEVRQGDDAGWPYVYYDPFQKKKILCPEYGGDGKITGGEKAINPVADFPAHLGPNALLFYTGKMFPAKYKNGAFIAFHGQSPVLKKGYMVAFVPFKNGKPSGPWEIFADNFAGTDLVKPTGPIQHRPGGLAQGPDGALYVTDDLNGTLYRIAYKAPKK, encoded by the coding sequence ATGATGCATCCATTTCTACGAACACTCTCGGTGGCTGCGGCACTGGTGACGGTAAGCGGTCTGGCCGCCTACAAAAGTGACGACACCACAGCTCCCAACGCTAAAACCACATCTTTCGGCGTCATTCCGGCCACTGACATCAAAATGCCTGCGGGCTTTTCGGCCACCATTTTGGCCGAAGACCTGGAAACCCCGCGTCATTTGACGATTTCGAAAGGCGGCGATATTTACGTAAAGATCAACAAACTCAAAGACGGCAAGGCCATCTATCGCCTGCGCGATACCAACGGCGACGGCGTCCTTGACGAAAAAGTCGGCTTCGGGGATTACAAAGGATCGGGGATCTTTATCCGAGGTGGCTATCTGTACGCTTCGTCAAATACGGGCGTGTACCGTTATAAACTCAATGACAAAGAAGAGATCATTGACATCAATGCGCCCGAGCAGATTGTGAAGGGACTGGTAAGCAAAGGCCGCGATGAAGCCAAAAACATCGCCTTGGACAACAACGGGTATCTCTACGTGAACGTAGGCTCCTACGACGAAACCTGCAAAGAACCCGGTACCAACAAAGGCAGAATGCCGTGTCCGCTGTTGGATTCGGTAGGCGGCATCTGGCGCTTCAAAGCCGATCAGCTCAATCAGCAGTATTCTGACGGGGTTCGCTACGCTACCGGCCTGAAAAATGTGGTGGGCTTGGACTGGAACACCGCCACCAATTCCCTGTTTGTGATGATGCACGGACGCGGCAAGTTTCACGATGTATTTCCGCAGTACTACACGCCGCAGGACAGCGAAAAACTCCCCGCCGAAACCATGTATGAAGTCCGTCAGGGCGACGATGCCGGCTGGCCGTACGTGTACTATGACCCGTTCCAAAAGAAGAAAATTCTGTGTCCGGAATACGGCGGTGACGGCAAGATCACGGGCGGTGAAAAGGCCATCAATCCCGTGGCCGATTTTCCGGCGCACTTAGGCCCCAATGCCCTGCTGTTTTATACCGGCAAAATGTTTCCGGCCAAGTACAAAAACGGTGCCTTCATCGCCTTTCACGGCCAATCGCCCGTCCTGAAAAAGGGCTACATGGTGGCGTTCGTGCCGTTCAAAAACGGTAAGCCTTCCGGACCGTGGGAGATCTTTGCCGATAATTTTGCCGGTACCGACCTGGTGAAGCCCACGGGGCCCATCCAACACCGTCCCGGCGGCCTGGCCCAGGGACCCGACGGCGCACTGTACGTGACCGATGATCTGAACGGAACCCTGTACCGCATTGCCTACAAGGCTCCCAAGAAATAA
- a CDS encoding helix-turn-helix domain-containing protein encodes MANEVIIQISSKLKDYRKSKGITIQQLADRAQVSKGLISQIENNRTIPSLLVLINLIRSLGVDLNDFFADVEQSTESKVVVKRSEDYQKFEKEQTKGFVYKRVMTRTIQSLPTDIVMLELAPKATRSFMVKTNAFEYKYIISGYVEYSVGDQKYILQAGDSIFFDANLPHKPTNIGDTVATMLVMYFFKE; translated from the coding sequence ATGGCCAACGAAGTAATTATTCAAATCAGCAGTAAACTGAAAGATTATCGCAAGTCAAAAGGAATTACCATTCAGCAATTGGCCGACCGGGCGCAGGTGAGCAAAGGCCTGATCTCGCAAATCGAAAATAACCGCACCATTCCTTCCTTACTGGTACTTATCAACCTGATTCGTTCGCTGGGCGTGGATCTGAACGATTTCTTTGCCGACGTGGAGCAATCGACCGAAAGCAAAGTGGTGGTAAAACGCAGCGAAGATTATCAAAAATTCGAGAAAGAACAAACAAAAGGATTTGTCTATAAACGGGTTATGACGCGTACCATTCAGAGCCTGCCGACCGACATCGTTATGCTGGAATTGGCGCCAAAGGCTACGCGCTCTTTCATGGTCAAGACCAATGCCTTTGAATACAAGTACATCATCAGCGGGTACGTGGAATACAGCGTAGGCGACCAAAAATACATCCTTCAGGCGGGCGATTCGATCTTTTTTGATGCTAATCTGCCGCACAAGCCCACCAACATCGGCGATACGGTCGCGACCATGCTGGTCATGTATTTTTTTAAGGAATAG
- a CDS encoding winged helix-turn-helix transcriptional regulator, protein MAKNKMSVSEKTCTLKEVLDIIGGKWAMPIIYILSKGKMRFKEIERSIEGINTRMLVKELKNMEANGIITREVFATVPPTVEYTLTPKGEKLLPSIVSLHTWGQEFTA, encoded by the coding sequence ATGGCAAAAAATAAAATGAGTGTTTCTGAAAAAACCTGTACACTGAAAGAGGTATTGGATATAATAGGCGGCAAATGGGCCATGCCTATCATCTATATTTTGTCAAAAGGCAAAATGCGTTTCAAAGAGATCGAAAGAAGCATTGAAGGAATTAATACGCGAATGTTGGTCAAGGAATTGAAAAATATGGAAGCAAACGGCATCATTACCCGAGAGGTCTTTGCCACTGTTCCGCCAACGGTTGAATACACGCTGACCCCCAAAGGGGAGAAATTATTGCCCAGTATTGTGTCATTGCACACGTGGGGTCAGGAGTTTACCGCCTGA
- a CDS encoding muconolactone Delta-isomerase family protein translates to MNRIEVIFTIDTDNLPANFQEIIRHEQEVIAQWKEEGILDHFFLRQTRNGAVLIFKGVDEEKVKELMESLPLYPLKKSVEYLSLIKQF, encoded by the coding sequence ATGAACCGAATTGAAGTCATTTTCACCATCGATACAGATAACCTTCCGGCCAATTTTCAGGAAATCATCAGGCATGAGCAGGAAGTCATTGCCCAATGGAAAGAGGAAGGAATTTTAGACCATTTCTTTTTAAGACAAACCCGAAACGGAGCGGTATTGATCTTCAAAGGGGTTGACGAAGAGAAAGTGAAAGAATTGATGGAGAGTCTTCCATTATACCCATTGAAAAAAAGTGTAGAATACCTGAGCTTGATAAAGCAGTTTTAA